One genomic region from Kineobactrum salinum encodes:
- a CDS encoding enoyl-CoA hydratase/isomerase family protein, producing MTDTILYERTGHIARLVLKNPEQHNALGQEQLLAIQAHLETVRQDSQLRVLIITGWGDKTFCAGASLQQLGSGELTGDAFQETTDQIAALEIPTICAINGNVYGGGVELALSCDFRIGIVGSKLRVPAAAIGLCYPASGINRFVERLGLGAAKRMLLAAEAMSAETMHDLGFLDHLVQPAGLDEAAEKLAREIAALAPLAIKAMKHILQQAAAGNIDQDQARARADQCLQSEDLQEGFTAQREKRSPRFKGQ from the coding sequence ATGACTGATACGATCCTCTACGAACGCACCGGCCACATCGCACGGCTGGTGCTGAAAAACCCCGAGCAGCACAATGCCCTCGGCCAGGAACAGTTGCTTGCGATCCAGGCGCATCTGGAGACTGTGCGGCAGGATTCGCAATTGCGGGTCCTGATTATCACGGGGTGGGGCGACAAAACCTTTTGTGCGGGAGCATCACTGCAACAACTGGGGTCAGGCGAGTTGACGGGAGACGCCTTCCAGGAGACAACCGATCAGATTGCAGCCCTCGAAATACCTACAATCTGCGCGATCAATGGCAACGTGTACGGCGGCGGTGTGGAACTGGCTCTCAGTTGCGATTTCCGGATTGGCATCGTGGGGAGTAAACTGAGAGTGCCGGCCGCCGCGATAGGGCTGTGCTATCCTGCCAGCGGCATCAATCGCTTCGTTGAACGCCTGGGACTCGGCGCTGCCAAGCGCATGCTGTTGGCAGCGGAAGCAATGTCTGCGGAAACCATGCACGACCTGGGTTTTCTCGATCACCTGGTACAGCCAGCCGGGCTGGATGAGGCCGCAGAAAAACTCGCCCGGGAAATTGCAGCGCTGGCACCACTGGCAATAAAGGCGATGAAACACATACTGCAGCAGGCGGCGGCAGGGAATATCGATCAGGACCAGGCCCGCGCGCGAGCGGACCAGTGCCTGCAATCCGAGGACCTGCAGGAAGGTTTTACGGCACAACGGGAAAAACGCAGCCCGCGATTCAAGGGGCAGTAG
- a CDS encoding triple tyrosine motif-containing protein, with amino-acid sequence MDTVKKAPKPKFRLLPVRHSNFFVCCLHLYLALYLTSTQEALASGNSVSHRFSVVESALTSDLSQEAITSILHASNAVLWIVTLEGITRFEGAHRRTYNSFQDSDGNIVRSPVVQIIEIWNGDVLALLDSGELFTYRGFDDTFTEARWLNWREAGNSHATNIYFSNESGLWIGLKNGQVLQIAEDGARVAVFQPQETARISDISIGPRRSIVASNTSGIIYSIDPDSLDSTRLDLNGACKQSIYIKKVLYTKNTGFLVGSKGAGLFELDPNSGECKRLPPSGDSGIDFSTAIVFDIALLPHSNIIVIASDQGLLLLDQHRDLVSYFRIENSRLLNNEVIAIHPLDAQRTWIGTHNGINLLIQSKFELHDSNSHKLLHSIAGIASLPDGRAVIAAYDGILVADDGPSSHVTLDVYFPDADLTNAKVMSILVDGTTIYFGHRASGLEILDTETQKVRRINTQTFPDLLSDSISALLVTDSGDLLIGTYGGGLTMVTKDGKSQSFYPTAASDSLANERVIMLFQSSDGVIWVGSESGLQTFDPESPSFQEVKIANLHQPSRSHPIVWCMTETPDHGLWFGSMYDGIFKRITPSQNSSHQELVNVQFPLMDERRTIYAIESDSDNNLWVSSSKGISRLSPDQQTVHFNESHGLQQMEFEFGSSYRRPDGVLYFGGSLGYNRFNPTEIDTDTPPPSLRLTNINIAGRHIPVPSTLNQLESMVLDYDDHFVTFEFSALEFLDPGSTRYRHKLVGFDPEWIDIGNRSSATYTNLPTGDYQLRVQAANSGGIWNYEGIELDVKVEPPPWFSWWAYSIYSLAILLAAYAARRVYDTYMIKEQALRYAEEMQVAADRIADDLQDQIEFQAKLADSIHFYQRDVVVWAQHCEELTREYDCDAAGQASQMRKRLHALELLQDSLYYQGEQLYANLKVFTDHLFDYLAGLQGEKGRRFTIINELPDELTPASHAIALAVALTELVDNSLEHGFSDAAQACYIRVTLQVESIPEIRSDQLTLTYQDDGVGVPEALSMDAPDSAGFAIIAAAAQSVGGEISFVDQQRKEVQLQFNVPWIRELGASQAPARD; translated from the coding sequence ATGGATACCGTTAAAAAAGCTCCTAAGCCGAAATTCCGGCTCCTGCCTGTTCGCCATTCAAACTTTTTCGTGTGTTGTTTGCACCTGTATCTTGCCCTTTATTTGACTTCAACCCAGGAAGCACTGGCCTCGGGAAACTCAGTTTCGCATCGCTTCTCAGTTGTGGAGAGCGCGCTCACTTCGGATCTCTCACAAGAGGCGATAACCTCTATACTTCATGCATCAAATGCAGTCTTGTGGATAGTGACTCTTGAAGGGATAACAAGGTTTGAAGGCGCTCACAGGCGCACTTACAACTCATTCCAAGATTCGGATGGAAATATAGTCCGCTCACCAGTAGTACAGATAATTGAGATTTGGAATGGCGACGTACTTGCACTGTTGGATTCAGGCGAGCTATTTACGTATAGAGGATTTGACGACACATTCACTGAAGCCCGCTGGCTTAATTGGAGGGAGGCCGGCAATTCCCATGCGACTAACATATACTTTTCGAATGAAAGCGGCCTATGGATCGGTCTAAAGAATGGGCAAGTCCTGCAAATCGCAGAAGATGGAGCTAGAGTAGCCGTCTTCCAGCCACAAGAAACTGCACGTATATCAGATATATCGATCGGCCCCAGACGCAGCATAGTGGCTAGCAACACCTCCGGCATAATCTACTCTATAGATCCAGATTCCCTAGATAGTACTAGACTTGATCTGAATGGGGCGTGTAAACAGAGTATTTATATTAAAAAGGTTTTATACACAAAGAATACTGGATTTTTAGTTGGCAGTAAGGGCGCTGGGCTCTTTGAGTTAGACCCCAATTCGGGTGAATGTAAAAGACTTCCTCCAAGCGGAGATAGCGGAATTGATTTTTCTACTGCCATAGTTTTTGACATTGCCCTCCTCCCTCATTCCAATATTATTGTTATTGCTTCCGATCAAGGCCTCTTGCTACTTGATCAACATAGAGATCTAGTCTCTTATTTTAGAATCGAGAATTCCCGACTTCTTAACAATGAAGTAATCGCCATCCATCCATTGGACGCTCAGCGGACGTGGATTGGAACACACAATGGCATCAATCTGCTCATCCAGTCGAAATTTGAGCTACACGATTCCAACAGCCATAAACTACTCCACTCAATTGCGGGGATAGCATCCCTTCCAGATGGACGAGCCGTAATTGCGGCTTATGATGGGATTCTTGTTGCCGATGATGGGCCATCCAGTCACGTTACGCTGGATGTCTACTTCCCGGACGCAGATCTGACAAACGCTAAAGTAATGTCCATCCTTGTAGATGGCACGACCATATATTTTGGACACCGCGCATCAGGTTTGGAGATACTGGATACTGAAACGCAGAAAGTACGCCGCATTAACACCCAGACATTTCCCGACCTCTTGTCGGATTCGATCAGCGCCCTGTTGGTGACGGATTCAGGAGATCTTTTGATCGGCACTTACGGAGGAGGTCTCACCATGGTCACAAAAGACGGAAAGTCACAGTCCTTCTATCCCACAGCGGCATCAGACAGCCTGGCCAATGAAAGAGTGATAATGCTGTTTCAATCCTCCGATGGCGTAATCTGGGTAGGCTCCGAGTCTGGCCTACAGACATTCGACCCAGAGTCGCCATCATTCCAGGAGGTCAAAATAGCCAATCTCCATCAGCCATCGCGGTCACATCCAATAGTATGGTGTATGACAGAAACTCCCGATCACGGGCTCTGGTTCGGATCGATGTATGATGGCATTTTCAAGCGAATCACGCCCTCTCAAAATAGTTCCCACCAAGAACTTGTCAACGTTCAATTTCCGCTGATGGATGAACGGAGGACCATCTATGCTATCGAATCCGATTCAGACAACAACCTGTGGGTTTCCTCGAGTAAAGGAATATCGAGGTTATCTCCCGACCAGCAAACCGTTCATTTCAACGAAAGTCACGGCCTGCAGCAAATGGAGTTCGAGTTTGGAAGCTCCTATCGTCGTCCAGACGGAGTTCTGTATTTTGGCGGCAGCCTTGGTTACAACCGTTTTAACCCTACTGAAATCGATACGGACACCCCTCCCCCTTCTCTGAGGCTCACCAATATCAACATTGCGGGGCGCCACATCCCAGTTCCGTCTACCCTGAATCAGCTTGAGTCAATGGTTCTTGACTACGATGACCACTTCGTCACATTCGAGTTCAGTGCCCTGGAATTTCTTGATCCCGGCAGTACCCGCTACCGGCACAAGCTGGTCGGCTTTGATCCTGAATGGATTGATATCGGAAATCGCAGCTCTGCCACCTATACCAATCTACCCACGGGGGATTATCAGCTACGTGTACAAGCCGCCAACTCTGGCGGTATATGGAACTACGAGGGGATCGAACTGGATGTCAAGGTAGAGCCGCCGCCCTGGTTCAGTTGGTGGGCCTATTCTATATACTCGCTGGCCATCCTGTTGGCAGCCTATGCAGCGCGGCGGGTGTACGATACCTACATGATCAAGGAGCAGGCGCTGCGATATGCGGAGGAAATGCAAGTCGCAGCGGATCGCATCGCGGATGATCTGCAGGACCAGATCGAGTTTCAGGCAAAACTGGCGGACTCTATTCATTTCTATCAGCGCGACGTTGTCGTCTGGGCGCAGCACTGCGAGGAGCTGACCCGGGAATACGACTGCGACGCGGCTGGTCAGGCCAGCCAGATGCGGAAACGCCTGCATGCGCTTGAGCTATTGCAAGACTCTCTGTACTACCAGGGTGAGCAGCTCTACGCAAATTTGAAGGTGTTTACTGATCACCTCTTTGACTACCTTGCCGGTCTTCAGGGCGAAAAAGGGCGCCGGTTTACTATCATCAATGAGCTTCCGGACGAATTGACGCCGGCGAGTCATGCGATTGCACTTGCAGTGGCACTGACCGAATTGGTGGACAACTCACTGGAGCACGGATTCTCTGACGCCGCTCAGGCCTGCTATATAAGGGTAACCTTGCAGGTGGAAAGCATCCCCGAGATACGCAGTGACCAACTGACGCTGACCTACCAGGATGACGGTGTTGGAGTCCCCGAGGCGCTGTCGATGGATGCTCCCGACTCGGCAGGCTTCGCCATTATCGCTGCTGCGGCGCAATCGGTCGGAGGGGAGATATCGTTTGTGGATCAGCAGAGGAAGGAGGTTCAGTTGCAGTTCAACGTACCGTGGATCAGGGAACTCGGTGCATCCCAGGCGCCGGCGCGGGACTGA